The following proteins are co-located in the Silene latifolia isolate original U9 population chromosome 1, ASM4854445v1, whole genome shotgun sequence genome:
- the LOC141611451 gene encoding uncharacterized protein LOC141611451 gives MAAIDDEASISVANHPPENSLSSAAADEELRLLDDVVRSLPPAVVKDLLSLEVCPQCVLRLLGKYGPSYCNSSSIFSLFSAVVGDQLSSDVSLSGESDKKDGYCSVCFGILQFIYADEKQSLVKKDCANDLAVLIAELARLEGHQIDDFTLEVSIPPIIVEKDNAKRLFIKEKYGSEIWFQDVLQSEALSVKDALKISITQPLETLLGIKSGTSSFRVRLTYTSSDYPTKTVNERESKQAYKKQKTGISNGIRTSNGSDIGDNLKDENSLTNGKVSACCLTIQLHRTPIFIGGRYLKLSRNVSQTRWIIDDERMGEASVEEILANSVLPMCRGDNCKFHAAGREDIDVRMLGSGRPFLLEIQNPKVEPSQASLREMEFKINNSESKLVKVKNLKVVNEQGWTLMREGEAEKQKEYAALVWISRELEEKDLETISSLKDLQVLQRTPVRVLHRRSPLEREKIIHWMNIEKISGSSQYFLLHLCTQAGTYIKEFVHGDLGRTQPSLGSILGCRAEILQLDVTDVKMDCFMTE, from the exons ATGGCCGCCATAGACGACGAAGCATCTATTTCCGTCGCAAATCATCCGCCGGAAAACTCCTTATCCTCCGCCGCCGCCGACGAAGAGCTCCGCCTCCTTGACGACGTCGTTCGATCCCTACCTCCTGCAGTAGTTAAGGACTTACTATCCTTAGAG GTATGCCCTCAGTGTGTACTACGACTATTGGGGAAATATGGTCCAAGTTACTGCAACTCGTCGAGCATCTTTAGTTTGTTCTCTGCAGTTGTTGGCGATCAGCTCAGTTCTGATGTTTCTTTGTCGGGGGAATCAGATAAGAAGGATGGTTATTGTAGTGTCTGTTTTGGTATCCTCCAGTTTATTTATGCTGATGAGAAACAATCCCTAGTCAAGAAGGATTGTGCCAATGACTTAGCTGTATTGATAGCGGAACTTGCGAGGCTAGAAGGCCATCAAATTGATGATTTTACTCTTGAAGTGTCTATCCCTCCTATTATTGTGGAGAAAGACAATGCTAAAAG GTTATTTATAAAAGAGAAGTATGGTTCAGAAATTTGGTTTCAAGACGTGCTTCAATCAGAAGCCCTTTCAGTGAAGGATGCCCTCAAGATATCTATCACACAGCCCCTCGAGACACTGTTA GGTATCAAATCTGGTACGAGCTCCTTCCGTGTTCGGTTAACTTACACTTCTTCTGACTACCCAACGAAGACTGTAAATGAAAGGGAGAGCAAGCAGGCGTACAAGAAGCAAAAAACAG GTATCAGCAATGGCATAAGAACTAGTAATGGCTCTGATATTGGTGACAATTTGAAGGATGAAAATTCTCTCACAAATGGGAAG GTTTCCGCATGCTGCTTGACGATACAACTTCATAGAACACCCATTTTTATCGGTGGCAGATACTTGAAG TTATCAAGGAATGTGAGTCAGACACGTTGGATTATCGATGATGAAAGAATGGGAGAAGCATCTGTTGAG GAGATCTTGGCAAATAGTGTTCTTCCAATGTGTAGGGGTGATAACTGCAAGTTCCATGCTGCTGGTAGAGAAGATATAGAT GTCCGAATGTTAGGTTCTGGACGCCCATTCTTACTTGAGATCCAAAATCCTAAGGTTGAGCCATCACAAGCATCATTGAGAGAGATGGAATTCAAAATCAATAACTCAGAAAGCAAATTG GTGAAAGTGAAAAATCTCAAAGTTGTCAATGAACAAGGGTGGACGTTGATGCGTGAAGGTGAAGCAGAAAAGCAG AAGGAGTATGCTGCCCTGGTGTGGATTTCTCGCGAACTAGAGGAAAAAGACTTGGAGACTATATCTTCGTTAAAGGATTTG CAAGTACTGCAGAGGACACCAGTGAGAGTGCTTCACCGCCGAAGTCCTCTAGAACGTGAAAAGATAATCCACTG GATGAACATAGAGAAGATTTCTGGAAGTAGCCAATACTTTCTCCTGCATCTCTGTACCCAG GCTGGAACATACATCAAAGAATTTGTGCACGGGGATCTAGGACGCACTCAACCAAG CCTGGGTTCGATACTAGGTTGTAGGGCAGAGATTCTACAACTTGATGTAACTGATGTCAAGATGGACTGCTTCATGACTGAATGA
- the LOC141611469 gene encoding calmodulin-like protein 30, which produces MTSVRFLDFHYGLSKNMFSTNTKRLFSFSNKQYSSSVPVFQPTPDEMKQVFDRFDKNKDGKISQEEYKAILRAMGKTGSTMLEVGKIFQVADSNKDGYIDFKEFMALHNNGGGVRAMDIRNAFRAFDMDKDGKISAEELHETLKRLGERCSLGDCRRMVVAVDTDGDGFISMDEFMTMMTRSMTRF; this is translated from the exons ATGACGAGCGTACGCTTTCTTGATTTCCATTATGGCCTGTCAAAAAACATGTTTTCAACGAACACAAAGCGGTTATTTTCCTTTAGTAACAAGCAATATTCTAGTTCTGTACCGGTTTTTCAGCCAACCCCGGATGAAATGAAACAGGTTTTCGATAGATTTGACAAAAACAAGGATGGAAAGATTTCACAAGAGGAATATAAGGCCATTCTTCGCGCTATGGGGAAGACGGGAAGTACCATGCTTGAAGTAG GAAAGATATTTCAAGTAGCTGATTCGAACAAAGACGGGTACATTGACTTCAAGGAATTTATGGCTTTACACAACAATGGAGGCGGGGTGAGGGCAATGGACATAAGGAACGCGTTTAGGGCATTCGATATGGACAAGGACGGGAAGATAAGTGCAGAGGAACTGCATGAGACATTGAAGAGGCTAGGAGAAAGGTGTAGTCTAGGTGATTGCAGGCGCATGGTGGTTGCAGTTGATACGGATGGTGATGGGTTCATTAGTATGGACGAGTTTATGACCATGATGACTCGTAGTATGACTCGGTTCTAG
- the LOC141611461 gene encoding L-ascorbate oxidase homolog, translating into MSERIMQALLCLVFYFSSIVVAEDPYRFFDWNVTYGTIWPLGTPQQGILINGQFPGPDIHSVTNDNLIINVYNSLDVPFLLSWNGVQNRRNSYEDGVYGTTCPIPPGKNFTYILQVKDQIGSFYYFPSLAFHKAAGGFGGIRILSRPLIPVPFPQPAEDYTVLIGDWYRSNHTDLQQILDNGHKLPSPDGILINGRGSGATFNVQQGKTYRLRISNVGLQNSLNFRIQGHKMKVVEVEGTHTLQTTFSSLDVHVGQSYSVLVTADQPGQDYYVVVSSRFTNPVLTTTGILRYANSAGSASGPIPGGPTIQIDWSLNQARAIRTNLSASGPRPNPQGSYHYGMINTTKTIRLQNSPGQVNGKQRYAINSVSFIPADTPLKLADYFNIGGVFRVGSISSTPYGGGIYQDTAVMGADYRSFVEIVFENPEDIVQSYHLDGYSFFVVGMDGGTWSEASRSQYNLRDAVFRSTTQVYPNSWTAIWVALDNVGMWNLRTEFWARQYLGQQFYLRVYTPSTSLRDEYPIPKNALTCGRAAGRRTRPLV; encoded by the exons atgagtGAAAGAATAATGCAGGCATTGTTATGCCTAGTATTCTACTTCTCCTCCATTGTTGTTGCTGAAGATCCTTATAGATTCTTTGACTGGAATGTCACTTATGGCACTATTTGGCCTCTTGGTACTCCTCAACAG GGTATTTTAATTAATGGGCAATTTCCCGGACCGGATATTCACTCGGTAACTAATGATAATCTTATAATCAATGTTTACAACAGTCTTGATGTTCCTTTCCTTCTCTCCTG GAATGGAGTTCAGAACAGAAGAAATTCATATGAAGATGGTGTATACGGAACAACTTGCCCTATTCCTCCAGGGAAGAACTTCACTTACATTCTCCAAGTCAAAGATCAGATCGGTAGCTTCTACTACTTCCCATCTCTCGCATTTCACAAGGCTGCTGGTGGGTTCGGAGGTATTAGGATCCTAAGTCGGCCTCTCATTCCTGTCCCATTCCCTCAACCTGCTGAAGACTACACTGTACTCATTGGTGATTGGTACAGATCTAATCACACG GATTTGCAACAAATCCTTGACAACGGACATAAGCTACCATCTCCAGATGGTATCCTAATTAATGGACGTGGAAGTGGCGCTACTTTCAACGTACAACAAG GCAAGACATACAGGCTTAGGATCTCCAATGTTGGACTGCAGAACTCTCTGAACTTTCGGATACAAGGTCACAAGATGAAGGTAGTGGAAGTCGAGGGGACCCACACCCTTCAAACCACTTTCTCCTCACTCGATGTCCATGTGGGCCAGTCGTACTCAGTACTTGTGACAGCTGACCAGCCCGGTCAAGACTACTACGTTGTGGTCTCATCCCGTTTTACTAACCCCGTTCTCACCACAACCGGTATCCTTCGATATGCAAACTCTGCTGGCTCAGCCTCCGGCCCAATCCCTGGTGGACCAACGATCCAAATTGACTGGTCCCTCAACCAGGCCCGTGCTATCAGGACCAATCTTTCAGCCAGTGGTCCGAGACCTAACCCCCAAGGGTCATACCATTATGGAATGAtcaacacaaccaagaccattagGCTACAAAATTCCCCTGGACAAGTGAATGGCAAGCAAAGATATGCCATTAACAGTGTCTCCTTTATCCCTGCTGATACTCCTCTCAAGCTCGCAGACTATTTTAATATCGGAGGAGTTTTCCGAGTGGGAAGTATCTCTAGCACTCCATATGGAGGAGGAATCTACCAAGACACTGCTGTCATGGGTGCAGACTACAGGTCATTTGTTGAGATTGTCTTTGAGAACCCAGAGGACATTGTTCAGAGTTATCATTTGGATGGTTACAGCTTCTTCGTTGTTGG GATGGATGGCGGAACATGGTCAGAAGCAAGTAGAAGCCAGTATAATCTGCGCGATGCAGTTTTCCGAAGTACCACACAG GTGTATCCAAACTCATGGACAGCAATATGGGTGGCACTAGACAATGTCGGAATGTGGAACCTGAGGACTGAGTTCTGGGCTCGACAGTACCTAGGACAACAATTTTACCTCCGCGTCTACACACCATCGACATCCCTAAGGGATGAGTATCCGATTCCTAAGAATGCTCTTACTTGTGGAAGAGCAGCTGGCAGACGCACCCGTCCTTTGGTTTAG